A genomic region of Capnocytophaga canimorsus contains the following coding sequences:
- a CDS encoding transposase yields MRTLAYLFIPLKIILADGGYRGEIIEQVKNKFGYIIEVVMRNDQRKKDFHPISKRWVIERTFAWLDNDRRLCRNYELLLENSENMVKLSAIKILLKKN; encoded by the coding sequence ATGAGAACTTTGGCATATTTATTCATTCCTTTAAAGATTATCCTTGCCGATGGAGGTTATAGGGGAGAGATTATCGAACAAGTGAAGAATAAATTTGGTTATATCATTGAGGTAGTTATGAGAAATGATCAAAGGAAAAAGGATTTTCATCCCATTTCTAAAAGATGGGTGATAGAACGCACTTTTGCTTGGCTAGACAATGATCGAAGATTATGTAGAAATTATGAATTACTGCTAGAAAACTCAGAAAATATGGTTAAATTATCCGCTATAAAAATTTTACTCAAAAAAAATTAA
- the rpsL gene encoding 30S ribosomal protein S12, whose product MPTISQLVRKGRATIAKKSKSAALDSCPQRRGVCTRVYTTTPKKPNSAMRKVARVRLTNGNEINAYIPGEGHNLQEHSIVLVRGGRVKDLPGVRYHIVRGALDTAGVAGRTQRRSKYGAKRPKPGQAAAAPAKGKKK is encoded by the coding sequence ATGCCAACAATTTCACAATTAGTACGAAAAGGAAGAGCTACGATTGCCAAGAAGAGTAAATCGGCTGCTTTGGATTCGTGTCCTCAACGAAGAGGTGTGTGTACGCGTGTTTATACGACAACTCCTAAAAAGCCAAACTCAGCGATGCGTAAAGTAGCACGTGTGCGTTTGACTAACGGAAACGAAATTAACGCTTACATTCCTGGTGAAGGACATAACCTCCAAGAGCACTCGATAGTATTGGTAAGAGGCGGAAGGGTAAAAGATTTACCAGGTGTTCGTTACCACATTGTTCGTGGTGCGTTAGACACAGCAGGGGTTGCAGGAAGAACGCAACGTCGTTCTAAATACGGCGCGAAACGTCCAAAACCAGGACAGGCAGCCGCAGCACCAGCAAAAGGGAAGAAAAAATAA